One genomic segment of Polyodon spathula isolate WHYD16114869_AA chromosome 17, ASM1765450v1, whole genome shotgun sequence includes these proteins:
- the LOC121330271 gene encoding isovaleryl-CoA dehydrogenase, mitochondrial-like has translation MRWLSGPDRRRCERTDRGTDTAQTNHPQILSGKAGAQSPGDRQEQQVQRDEVEFGGSAMGYLDHVIVMEEISRVSAVVGLSYGAHSNLCVNQLVRNGSQAQKEKYLPKLLSGDHVGALAMSEPNAGSDVVSMKLKAVKKGDHYVLNGNKFWITNGPEADVLIIYAKTEPSANARGITAFILEKLLQGKMADMYIRLSSCRQYVYNVAQACDRGHFSAKDCAGVILYAAETATQAALDGIQCLGGNGYINDYPMGRFLRDAKLYEIGAGTSEVRRLIIGRAFNAMYK, from the exons ATGCGCTGGCTCTCCGGTCCCGATAGACGACGTTGTGAACGGACTGACCGGGGAACAGATACAG CTCAGACAAACCATCCACAGATTCTGTCAGGAAAAGCTGGCGCCCAAAGCCCAGGAGATCGACAAGAACAACAAGTTCAGAGAGATGAGG TGGAGTTCGGCGGCTCTGCGATGGGATACCTGGATCACGTGATCGTGATGGAGGAGATCTCCCGCGTCTCTGCCGTGGTGGGGCTCAGCTACGGGGCGCACTCCAACCTGTGTGTCAACCAGCTGGTGCGCAATGGCAGCCAGGCCCAGAAAGAGAAGTACCTGCCCAAG CTCCTGAGTGGAGATCATGTGGGTGCCCTGGCTATGAGCGAGCCCAATGCTGGCTCTGATGTCGTCTCTATGAAACTGAAGGCAGTGAAGAAAG GGGATCACTATGTGCTGAATGGTAATAAGTTCTGGATCACGAACGGGCCGGAGGCAGATGTTCTGATCATTTACGCCAAGACAGAGCCGTCCGCCAATGCACGGGGGATCACAGCCTTCATCCTGGAGAAG CTGTTACAAGGGAAGATGGCTGACATGTACATCCGTCTGAGCTCTTGCAGACAGTATGTGTACAACGTGGCACAAGCCTGCGACAGGGGGCACTTCAGCGCCAAG GACTGTGCTGGAGTGATTCTGTACGCTGCAGAAACAGCAACTCAAGCAGCACTTGATGGAATTCAGTGCCTCG GTGGGAACGGCTACATCAATGACTACCCGATGGGGCGCTTCCTGCGCGACGCCAAGCTGTATGAGATCGGAGCCGGGACCAGCGAGGTCCGCAGACTGATCATCGGCAGGGCTTTCAACGCCATGTACAAATAA
- the LOC121329890 gene encoding uncharacterized protein LOC121329890, translating into MIHQRTCGDSAAKSLGADTSDQTESEAAGTAARAAAVSAERFGSTSTSSRSGSSTGTREKVGFKSAIDREVTGVSVVQLRSLFEPSSVAQAHHLHRHHHRPPAGKQMPKERRRSSREVAHHSNGDGVVGAGVRNGERKSSRSRMSDSGTGANANRAPSEGEVGEGKAPNCLRTPRVPQLTITPSGGGSPREMGEDWNQVDGPLSRRLSNSSLPSNGSTVCEESEDDILSDNETKSQGIVTLEQAEDTPIVVLCW; encoded by the exons ATGATCCACCAACGCACCTGCGGGGATTCCGCAGCAAAATCACTAGGCGCAGATACCAGCGATCAGACAGAATCTGAAGCCGCTGGGACTGCGGCGAGAGCTGCCGCTGTGAGCGCTGAGCGGTTCGGCAGCACTAGTACGAGTAGTCGTAGCGGTAGCAGTACCGGTACCCGTGAGAAAGTTGGGTTCAAGTCCGCGATAGACAGGGAAGTAACAGGAGTGAGTGTCGTGCAACTCAGATCGTTATTCGAGCCCAGCAGTGTGGCTCAAGCACATCACCTCCACCGTCATCACCATCGACCCCCAGCCGGGAAACAAATGCCCAAAGAGCGGCGGAGATCATCCAGGGAGGTCGCCCACCATTCCAACGGTGACGGTGTCGTGGGCGCGGGTGTCCGTAACGGGGAGCGTAAAAGCAGCCGCAGCAGAATGAGTGACAGCGGGACTGGCGCTAACGCCAACAGAGCCCCCTCCGAGGGCGAAGTCGGTGAGGGCAAGGCTCCCAACTGCTTGCGGACCCCACGGGTCCCGCAGCTTACCATAACCCCCAGCGGCGGGGGCAGCCCCCGGGAGATGGGCGAGGACTGGAACCAAGTGGATGGACCGCTGAGCAGAAGGCTGTCCAACTCCTCGCTCCCCTCAAACGGGTCGACTGTTTGTGAGGAGTCCGAAGATGATATTCTGAGTGACAACGAAACCAAGAGTCAAGGCATCGTTACCTTGGAGCAGGCAGAGGACACACCTATT GTAGTGCTGTGCTGGTAG